A region from the Variovorax paradoxus genome encodes:
- a CDS encoding LysR family transcriptional regulator encodes MRNLNLDQLQTLIAIADLGTLAAAAQALHFAPPTVSLHIRELESRLGAVLVERGRRQARLTPAGSALVEGGRKLLAGADELSDQVRRKSEGREGVVRIGSSAGVSAHLLPALLARLSKRSPGVDVTVSILSSVEAIARLQAGTLDIGIVAMPQALCAGVKLIAWRNDPMVAIVPRSWKAPKLITPQWLAERPWISFDPATQMYRLIAAWFGQAGLNPRARMHLNYPEAIKSLVAAGHAAAILPFEPHNKDAMADALVLRHLKPTLSRPLGLAHRVTKSRDNAVQSVLQTLGEFA; translated from the coding sequence ATGCGAAATCTCAACCTCGACCAGCTCCAGACGCTCATCGCCATCGCCGATCTCGGCACGCTGGCGGCCGCAGCACAGGCGCTGCACTTCGCGCCGCCCACGGTCAGCCTGCACATCCGCGAGCTGGAATCGAGGCTGGGCGCGGTGCTCGTCGAAAGAGGGCGGCGCCAGGCCCGCCTGACTCCAGCCGGGTCGGCGCTGGTGGAAGGCGGCCGAAAGCTGCTTGCAGGCGCGGATGAGCTGAGCGATCAGGTCCGCAGGAAATCGGAGGGGCGTGAAGGCGTTGTTCGAATCGGTTCATCCGCCGGCGTCAGCGCGCATCTGCTGCCGGCATTGCTGGCCCGGCTGTCGAAGCGCAGCCCGGGTGTGGACGTCACGGTCAGCATCCTCAGTTCGGTCGAGGCCATTGCGCGGCTGCAGGCCGGAACGCTCGACATCGGCATCGTCGCAATGCCCCAGGCCCTCTGCGCGGGTGTGAAGTTGATCGCATGGCGCAATGACCCGATGGTGGCCATCGTGCCCCGCAGTTGGAAGGCTCCAAAACTGATCACCCCCCAATGGCTGGCCGAGCGCCCCTGGATATCATTCGATCCTGCCACGCAGATGTACAGGCTCATCGCCGCATGGTTCGGCCAAGCCGGGCTTAATCCGCGGGCGCGGATGCATCTGAACTATCCGGAAGCCATCAAGAGCCTGGTCGCCGCAGGTCACGCAGCGGCCATCCTGCCATTCGAGCCGCACAACAAGGACGCCATGGCGGATGCGCTGGTGCTGCGGCATCTGAAGCCCACGCTCAGCCGGCCGCTGGGCCTTGCCCATCGCGTGACCAAGAGCCGCGACAACGCTGTCCAGAGCGTGCTGCAGACCTTGGGGGAGTTCGCGTGA
- a CDS encoding nuclear transport factor 2 family protein: MESRPPLPPFTLETATKKVQAAEDAWNTRDPVRVSLAYTPDTEWRNRADFVNGREQVVEFLIRKWEREHDYRLRKTLWAFMDNRIAVRFEYEWHDAAGQWFRSHGNENWEFAGNGLMQRRFASINDQPIAEAERKFRWERG, from the coding sequence ATGGAATCCCGCCCGCCGCTGCCTCCCTTCACCCTCGAAACCGCAACGAAGAAAGTCCAGGCCGCCGAAGACGCATGGAACACGCGCGACCCGGTTCGCGTGAGCCTGGCCTACACACCCGACACCGAATGGCGCAACCGCGCCGACTTCGTCAACGGCCGCGAGCAGGTGGTGGAATTCCTCATCCGCAAGTGGGAGCGCGAGCACGACTACCGCCTGAGGAAGACGCTCTGGGCCTTCATGGACAACCGCATCGCGGTGCGCTTCGAATACGAATGGCACGACGCGGCCGGGCAATGGTTCCGCAGCCACGGCAACGAGAACTGGGAATTCGCCGGGAACGGCCTGATGCAGCGGCGCTTCGCAAGCATCAACGACCAGCCCATTGCCGAGGCTGAGCGCAAGTTCCGCTGGGAGCGCGGATGA
- a CDS encoding TetR/AcrR family transcriptional regulator has product MDITALPARERILLTAHDLFYADGIRATGIDRVIAASGVTKVTFYRHFPSKDDLVRAFLDHRHARWMAWFVDALGRRGAHERAGDAGALLLLADVMAEWFADPAFRGCAFINAVAEVGGSVEGAAERAREHKREMVEVIASLLPAALPARTALAQAAALGVDGAIVKAQMGGAALAREAVDDLRRLLEALATASRPAAAR; this is encoded by the coding sequence ATGGACATCACCGCATTGCCCGCCCGCGAGCGCATCCTGCTCACGGCGCACGACCTCTTCTATGCCGACGGCATCCGCGCCACCGGCATCGACCGCGTCATTGCCGCATCGGGCGTCACCAAGGTCACCTTCTACCGGCACTTCCCGTCGAAAGACGACCTGGTGCGCGCCTTTCTCGATCACCGGCATGCGCGGTGGATGGCCTGGTTCGTCGACGCACTGGGACGCCGCGGCGCGCACGAACGCGCCGGCGATGCCGGGGCCTTGCTGCTGCTGGCCGACGTGATGGCCGAATGGTTCGCTGATCCCGCGTTTCGCGGCTGCGCCTTCATCAACGCGGTGGCCGAGGTGGGCGGCAGCGTGGAGGGAGCCGCCGAGCGCGCGCGCGAGCACAAGCGAGAGATGGTGGAGGTCATTGCGAGCCTGCTGCCTGCGGCGCTGCCCGCGCGCACGGCGCTTGCCCAGGCCGCGGCGCTCGGCGTGGATGGCGCCATCGTCAAGGCGCAGATGGGCGGCGCGGCGCTGGCGCGCGAAGCTGTCGACGACCTGCGGCGGCTTCTCGAAGCATTGGCCACCGCGTCGCGGCCCGCAGCGGCTCGATAA
- a CDS encoding NADPH-dependent FMN reductase, whose product MADRILVFYGSYRSDRMGIRLADYLVAGLNARGAEAELIDAKAIGLPMLDRMYKEYPQGTAPAAMEALAQKIRGADAFVFVTGEYNWGPQPGLKNLTDHFLEEWFWRPAAVASYSAGRFSGVRSGTVWHSVLSEMGMVVVSSTLAIGPISQTLDASSKPTGSAGESLERSFGRFADDLSWWTEAARAQRARKAPPY is encoded by the coding sequence ATGGCTGACAGGATTCTGGTGTTCTATGGCTCGTACCGGTCGGACCGCATGGGCATTCGCCTGGCGGACTACCTGGTGGCGGGCCTCAATGCGCGAGGCGCCGAAGCCGAGCTGATCGACGCCAAGGCCATCGGCCTGCCCATGCTCGACCGCATGTACAAGGAATACCCCCAGGGCACCGCACCCGCGGCCATGGAAGCGCTGGCGCAGAAGATACGCGGCGCGGATGCCTTCGTCTTCGTGACCGGCGAATACAACTGGGGCCCGCAGCCCGGCTTGAAGAACCTGACCGACCACTTCCTCGAAGAATGGTTCTGGCGCCCGGCCGCCGTTGCCAGCTATTCGGCCGGCCGGTTCTCCGGCGTGCGCTCCGGAACCGTGTGGCACTCGGTCCTGTCGGAGATGGGAATGGTCGTCGTGTCGAGCACATTGGCCATCGGACCCATTTCGCAAACGCTCGATGCGAGCAGCAAGCCCACCGGCAGCGCAGGCGAATCGCTGGAGCGCTCCTTCGGAAGGTTTGCGGACGACCTGTCCTGGTGGACCGAGGCGGCGCGCGCGCAGCGGGCGCGCAAGGCACCGCCGTATTGA
- the cynS gene encoding cyanase, whose product MNRNDVTEKIITVKVSKGIQWADVAKKVGLSKEWTTAACLGQMTLDDKQAKVIGKIFGLTAEEQKWLQVVPYKGSLPTPVPTDPLIYRWYEVVSVYGTTIKELIHEEFGDGIMSAIDFSMDIQRQADPKGDRVNVVLSGKFLPYKTY is encoded by the coding sequence ATGAACCGCAACGACGTCACCGAGAAGATCATCACCGTGAAGGTGTCCAAGGGCATCCAGTGGGCCGACGTGGCGAAGAAGGTCGGCCTCTCCAAGGAGTGGACCACCGCCGCCTGCCTCGGCCAGATGACCCTCGACGACAAGCAGGCCAAGGTCATCGGCAAGATCTTCGGCCTGACCGCCGAAGAGCAGAAGTGGCTCCAGGTGGTGCCCTACAAGGGCTCGCTGCCCACGCCTGTGCCAACCGACCCGCTCATCTACCGCTGGTACGAGGTGGTGAGCGTGTACGGCACCACCATCAAGGAACTGATCCATGAAGAGTTCGGCGACGGCATCATGAGCGCCATCGATTTCAGCATGGACATCCAGCGCCAGGCCGACCCCAAGGGCGACCGCGTCAACGTGGTGCTCTCGGGCAAGTTCCTGCCCTACAAGACCTACTGA
- a CDS encoding pyridoxal phosphate-dependent aminotransferase translates to MARFPDNEIISLVSKAPRFDLAESVGPSVRLSELLDTAFGDGAEFSLDYGTAAGSPDLRREIANEHGVDADDVVVTVGGAHALFLIAFTLCQAGDEAVVAEPVFPLARNALAAVGATTRALPLSFDTGYRIDLDALQKLLSPKTKVVSLASPQNPSGVAIPAQTLREIVAMLAEHAPEAWLVIDETYREAAYGDDDAAPSAAAKLGDRVVSVSSLSKCHGSAGLRIGWAITRDTALRQALVTAKFSTVISCSPVDEALALAVFRQRDRIIGERRKLLAQNLQLTENWVSRHAEHIEWVRPDAGALCCMRLRREVFDAAAVERFYAALARYSTRVAPGPWFGDDPLVFRLGFGLPTLTQLAIALECVSVALMEAARVGA, encoded by the coding sequence ATGGCACGGTTTCCGGACAACGAGATCATCTCCCTGGTCAGCAAGGCTCCGCGCTTCGACCTCGCCGAAAGCGTGGGGCCGAGCGTGCGCCTCTCGGAACTGCTCGACACGGCCTTCGGCGACGGCGCCGAGTTTTCGCTGGACTACGGCACAGCGGCGGGCAGCCCGGACCTTCGCCGGGAGATCGCGAACGAACATGGCGTCGATGCCGATGACGTGGTGGTCACCGTCGGTGGTGCCCACGCCCTTTTCCTCATTGCCTTCACGCTGTGCCAGGCGGGCGACGAAGCCGTCGTGGCCGAGCCGGTGTTTCCGTTGGCGCGCAACGCGCTGGCCGCCGTTGGCGCTACCACGCGCGCGCTGCCGCTGAGTTTCGACACCGGCTACCGGATCGACCTGGATGCGCTGCAGAAGCTGCTCTCCCCGAAAACCAAAGTGGTGAGCCTGGCCTCGCCGCAGAACCCTTCAGGCGTCGCGATTCCGGCGCAGACCTTGCGCGAGATCGTGGCGATGTTGGCCGAACATGCGCCAGAGGCCTGGCTCGTGATCGACGAGACCTACCGCGAGGCGGCCTATGGCGACGACGACGCCGCGCCGAGTGCTGCCGCCAAGCTGGGCGACAGGGTGGTCTCGGTGTCCTCGCTGTCCAAATGCCACGGCTCGGCGGGCCTGCGCATCGGCTGGGCCATCACGCGCGACACGGCGCTGCGCCAGGCGCTGGTCACTGCGAAGTTCAGCACGGTGATCTCGTGCTCGCCGGTCGACGAGGCGCTCGCGCTGGCGGTGTTCAGGCAGCGCGACCGGATCATCGGCGAGCGGCGAAAACTCCTCGCGCAGAACCTGCAGCTCACCGAGAACTGGGTGTCGCGCCACGCCGAGCACATCGAATGGGTGCGTCCGGATGCCGGGGCGCTGTGCTGCATGCGGCTCAGGCGCGAGGTCTTCGATGCCGCGGCCGTCGAACGCTTCTACGCGGCGCTGGCCAGATACAGCACGCGCGTTGCGCCCGGCCCGTGGTTCGGGGACGATCCGCTGGTGTTCCGGCTGGGTTTCGGATTGCCGACGCTCACCCAGCTGGCGATTGCGCTGGAGTGTGTGTCGGTGGCGCTGATGGAAGCCGCGCGGGTCGGTGCATAG
- a CDS encoding LysR substrate-binding domain-containing protein: MASTRLPSTQGLQAFEAVARLRSVNLAAEELSVTPSAVSHRIRQLETLLELKFFAGSDFSLSADGVAYLARVREAIAALQQVPGREPASQVRRLRVAVTPTFSRQMLLPRLAVFRDAYPNIELMLQVTTPVRNMTAEEADIELRFGTGPFHDREFFQLLADEVSPVCSPAYLERHGPFDGFATDAEISRAQLLRTPLEAWRTWFKACGIGLPEPATGHQFNDLGLALDAAAEDFGVVLMHLKLGSAWLENGRLVRLSDRSVPSPNAYFICWRPGAMERWECATFVEWLRQALRD; the protein is encoded by the coding sequence ATGGCTTCAACGCGACTTCCCTCGACCCAGGGCCTGCAGGCCTTCGAGGCCGTGGCACGGCTGCGCAGCGTGAACCTCGCGGCCGAAGAACTCAGCGTCACGCCCAGCGCAGTGAGCCATCGCATCCGCCAACTCGAGACGCTGCTCGAACTCAAGTTCTTCGCGGGCAGCGACTTCAGCCTGAGCGCCGATGGCGTGGCCTACCTGGCCCGCGTGCGCGAAGCCATTGCAGCGCTCCAGCAGGTGCCGGGCCGCGAGCCCGCATCGCAGGTGCGCCGGCTGCGCGTGGCCGTCACGCCCACCTTCTCGCGCCAGATGCTGCTGCCCCGGCTGGCGGTGTTCCGCGACGCCTATCCGAACATCGAGCTGATGCTGCAGGTGACCACGCCGGTGCGCAACATGACGGCCGAAGAAGCCGACATCGAGCTGCGCTTCGGCACCGGGCCCTTTCACGATCGCGAGTTTTTTCAGCTGCTGGCTGACGAGGTGTCGCCGGTGTGCAGCCCCGCCTACCTGGAGCGCCACGGCCCGTTCGATGGCTTTGCCACGGATGCCGAGATCTCGCGGGCCCAGTTGCTGCGCACGCCGCTGGAAGCCTGGCGCACCTGGTTCAAGGCCTGCGGCATCGGCCTGCCGGAGCCGGCCACCGGCCACCAGTTCAACGACCTGGGCCTGGCACTCGATGCGGCGGCCGAGGACTTCGGCGTGGTGCTGATGCACCTGAAGCTCGGCAGCGCCTGGCTCGAGAATGGCCGCCTCGTGCGGCTTTCGGACCGCAGCGTGCCCTCGCCCAACGCCTACTTCATCTGCTGGCGGCCGGGTGCCATGGAGCGCTGGGAGTGCGCGACCTTCGTCGAATGGCTGCGCCAGGCGCTGCGCGATTGA
- a CDS encoding alpha-hydroxy acid oxidase has translation MPDLSKITCIEDLRVIAKRRVPKMFYDYADSGAWTESTYRANESDFQKILLRQRVAVNMEGRSTRSTMIGQDVAMPVAIAPTGLTGMQHADGEILGARAAKAFGIPFTLSTMSICSLEDIAEHTGRHPFWFQLYVMKDRDFIERLIERARAANVSALQLTLDLQILGQRHKDIKNGLSTPPKPTLANMINLATKPHWCLGMLGTKRRTFGNIAGHAKGVKDLSSLSSWTAEQFDPALSWADVEWIKKRWGGKLILKGIMDVEDARLAAASGADALIVSNHGGRQLDGAPSSIAALPAIVDAVGREIEVWMDGGIRSGQDVLKARALGARGTLIGRSFLYGLGAYGEAGVTRALQIIHKELDITMAFCGRTNIENVDSGILLPGTF, from the coding sequence GTGCCCGACCTTTCCAAGATCACCTGCATCGAAGACCTGCGGGTGATCGCCAAGCGGCGCGTGCCGAAGATGTTCTACGACTACGCCGATTCCGGCGCGTGGACCGAAAGCACCTACCGCGCCAACGAGAGCGACTTCCAGAAAATCTTGCTGCGCCAGCGCGTGGCCGTGAACATGGAGGGCCGCTCCACGCGCTCCACCATGATCGGCCAGGACGTTGCGATGCCGGTGGCCATTGCACCCACCGGCCTCACGGGCATGCAGCATGCCGATGGCGAAATTCTTGGCGCGCGCGCGGCCAAGGCCTTCGGCATTCCGTTCACGCTCTCGACCATGAGCATCTGTTCGCTCGAGGACATTGCCGAGCACACCGGCCGGCATCCGTTCTGGTTCCAGCTCTATGTGATGAAGGACCGCGACTTCATCGAGCGCCTGATCGAGCGCGCGCGCGCCGCGAACGTGTCGGCGCTGCAGCTCACGCTCGACCTGCAGATCCTGGGCCAGCGTCACAAGGACATCAAGAACGGGTTGTCGACGCCGCCCAAGCCGACCCTCGCCAACATGATCAACCTGGCGACCAAGCCGCACTGGTGCCTGGGCATGCTCGGCACCAAGCGCCGCACCTTCGGCAACATCGCGGGCCATGCCAAGGGCGTGAAAGACCTGTCGTCACTGTCGTCGTGGACGGCCGAGCAGTTCGACCCGGCGCTCAGCTGGGCCGACGTGGAATGGATCAAGAAGCGCTGGGGCGGCAAGCTGATCCTCAAGGGCATCATGGACGTGGAAGACGCGCGCCTGGCCGCCGCGAGCGGCGCCGACGCGCTCATCGTCTCCAACCATGGCGGCCGCCAGCTCGACGGCGCCCCCTCTTCCATCGCGGCGCTGCCCGCCATCGTCGATGCCGTGGGCCGCGAGATCGAGGTGTGGATGGATGGCGGCATCCGCAGCGGCCAGGACGTGCTCAAGGCCCGCGCTCTCGGCGCCCGCGGCACGCTGATCGGCCGCAGCTTTCTCTACGGCCTGGGCGCCTACGGAGAGGCCGGCGTGACGCGCGCGCTGCAGATCATCCACAAGGAGCTCGACATCACCATGGCCTTTTGCGGGCGCACGAATATCGAGAACGTGGATTCGGGGATCCTGCTGCCGGGGACCTTCTAG
- a CDS encoding MFS family transporter, whose amino-acid sequence MSAVTPVPGGPSASASSPPPHYTAEEKRHRVFSIMAASSGNLVEWFDFYVYAFSALYFASAFFPKSDPTVQLLNTAGVFAAGFLMRPIGGWLFGRIADKVGRKTSLLISVSMMCGGSLVIAFLPTYAQIGAWAPFLLLVCRLFQGLSVGGEYGTTATYMSEVALRGQRGFFSSFQYVTLIGGQLLAVLVIVVLEQLLTEAELKAWGWRIPFVIGAMAAVVALLLRRTLHETQSAEAKANKEAGTMTGLFKHHMPAFLTVLGFTAGGSLIFYTFTTYMQKYLVNTVHLPIKTASYVMTGALFLYMCMQPLFGALSDRIGRRNNMLLFGGLGALATVPILTALQHTTSPVVAFVLIIAALAIVSFYTSISGIVKAEMFPPEVRALGVGLAYAVANAIFGGSAEYVALGLKSLGHESAFFWYVTAMMVIAFVVSLRLPRQASYLHHDH is encoded by the coding sequence ATGAGCGCAGTCACGCCTGTCCCGGGCGGCCCGTCGGCCTCCGCGTCTTCCCCTCCTCCCCACTACACGGCAGAAGAAAAACGCCACCGCGTCTTCTCGATCATGGCGGCCTCTTCGGGCAACCTGGTCGAGTGGTTCGATTTCTACGTGTATGCCTTCTCGGCACTGTATTTCGCGTCGGCCTTCTTTCCCAAGTCGGACCCGACGGTGCAGTTGCTGAACACCGCCGGCGTGTTCGCGGCCGGCTTCCTGATGCGTCCGATCGGCGGCTGGCTCTTCGGGCGCATTGCAGACAAGGTCGGGCGCAAGACCTCGCTGCTGATCTCGGTCTCGATGATGTGCGGCGGGTCGTTGGTGATTGCCTTCCTGCCCACCTATGCGCAGATCGGCGCATGGGCGCCTTTCCTGCTGCTGGTCTGCCGGCTGTTCCAGGGCCTTTCGGTGGGCGGCGAATACGGCACCACTGCCACCTACATGAGCGAGGTCGCGCTGCGCGGGCAGCGCGGCTTCTTCTCGTCGTTCCAGTACGTCACGCTGATCGGCGGGCAGCTGCTCGCGGTGCTGGTGATCGTGGTGCTCGAACAGTTGCTCACCGAAGCCGAGCTCAAGGCCTGGGGCTGGCGCATTCCGTTCGTCATCGGCGCCATGGCCGCCGTGGTGGCGCTGCTGCTGCGGCGCACGCTGCACGAAACTCAAAGCGCCGAAGCCAAGGCCAACAAGGAGGCCGGCACCATGACCGGGCTCTTCAAGCACCACATGCCCGCCTTCCTGACGGTGCTGGGCTTCACGGCCGGCGGCTCGCTGATCTTCTACACCTTCACCACTTACATGCAGAAGTACCTGGTGAACACGGTGCACCTGCCGATCAAGACCGCCAGCTATGTGATGACTGGCGCGCTCTTCCTCTACATGTGCATGCAGCCGCTGTTCGGCGCGCTGTCGGACCGCATCGGGCGGCGCAACAACATGCTGCTGTTCGGCGGGCTCGGCGCGCTGGCCACGGTGCCGATCCTCACGGCACTGCAGCACACCACGAGTCCGGTGGTCGCCTTCGTGCTGATCATCGCGGCCCTGGCCATCGTGAGCTTCTACACCTCGATCAGCGGCATCGTGAAGGCCGAGATGTTTCCGCCCGAAGTGCGCGCGCTGGGCGTGGGCCTGGCCTACGCCGTGGCCAACGCCATCTTCGGCGGCTCCGCCGAGTACGTGGCGCTGGGGCTCAAGTCGCTGGGGCACGAGTCGGCCTTCTTCTGGTATGTGACCGCGATGATGGTGATTGCGTTCGTCGTGAGCCTGCGGCTGCCAAGGCAGGCGAGCTACCTGCATCATGACCACTGA
- a CDS encoding aminotransferase-like domain-containing protein: protein MSQPPRFRYEEVADFVAALAGRGTLKPGARAPSLREISTQQRTSLSTAVQAYRLLEDRGILEVRPQSGYYVAKAPPALPVPTTARHSIRPAKVELSGLMLDLLKHASDEAFVPLGCAIPNQRLLSSSRLDLVLARTARVKGSQCNTYSPPHGEISLRLEIARRALRFGQALAPDDIAITCGCTEALALALDAVTEPGDTVAIESPTYFGLLQVLRAKRLKVVELPTDADTGISIEALRDVLAAGKVRACVLASSFSNPLGCTMPEANKRAVLRLLAKHGVPLIEDDVYGDVHFGEERPPPFSALDTHDNVIYCGSFSKTLAPGYRIGWIATRRHMARVLETKFATSLATPVLTQVALATFLSNGDYDRHLRRVRREFADTLERMTRVIEQAFPPGTKVSRPAGNFVLWVELPEPADTRLLFVQALEKRICFAPGVVFSASGKYAHCLRLSGGHGWDARIEKGLRTLGALACRELRRPAAAAGT, encoded by the coding sequence GTGTCGCAGCCTCCCCGGTTCCGCTATGAAGAAGTCGCCGATTTCGTTGCCGCCCTGGCCGGCCGCGGCACGCTGAAGCCGGGCGCGCGAGCGCCGTCGCTGCGCGAGATCAGCACGCAACAGCGCACCAGCCTCAGCACCGCGGTGCAGGCCTACCGCCTGCTCGAAGACCGCGGCATTCTCGAAGTACGGCCGCAGTCGGGCTACTACGTCGCCAAGGCGCCGCCCGCCTTGCCCGTGCCCACCACCGCGCGGCATTCGATCCGGCCGGCCAAGGTGGAGCTGTCGGGCCTGATGCTCGACCTGCTGAAGCACGCATCGGACGAAGCCTTCGTGCCGCTCGGCTGCGCCATCCCCAACCAGCGCCTGCTGTCTTCCTCCAGGCTCGACCTCGTACTGGCGCGCACGGCCCGCGTGAAGGGCAGCCAGTGCAACACCTACTCGCCGCCGCACGGCGAGATATCGCTGCGCCTGGAAATCGCGCGGCGTGCGCTGCGTTTCGGACAGGCACTGGCGCCGGACGACATCGCCATCACCTGCGGCTGCACCGAGGCGCTGGCACTGGCGCTCGACGCGGTCACGGAGCCTGGCGACACGGTCGCCATCGAGTCGCCGACCTACTTCGGGCTGCTGCAGGTGCTGCGCGCAAAGAGGCTGAAGGTGGTCGAGCTGCCGACCGATGCCGACACCGGAATTTCCATCGAGGCACTGCGCGACGTCCTGGCCGCGGGCAAGGTGCGCGCCTGCGTGCTGGCCTCGAGCTTCAGCAATCCGCTCGGCTGCACCATGCCCGAGGCGAACAAGCGTGCCGTGCTGCGCCTCTTGGCCAAACACGGCGTGCCGCTGATCGAGGACGACGTGTACGGCGACGTCCATTTCGGCGAGGAGCGGCCCCCGCCCTTCAGCGCGCTCGACACGCACGACAACGTCATCTATTGCGGCTCGTTCTCGAAAACGCTCGCGCCCGGCTACCGCATCGGCTGGATCGCGACGCGACGCCACATGGCCCGGGTGCTCGAAACCAAGTTCGCCACCAGCCTTGCGACGCCGGTGCTGACGCAGGTGGCGCTCGCCACCTTCCTCTCGAATGGCGACTACGACCGCCACCTGCGCCGGGTCCGGCGCGAGTTCGCGGACACGCTGGAGCGCATGACGCGCGTGATCGAGCAGGCGTTCCCGCCGGGCACCAAGGTGTCGAGACCGGCGGGCAACTTCGTGCTGTGGGTCGAGCTGCCCGAGCCCGCGGACACGCGGCTGCTGTTCGTGCAGGCGCTGGAGAAACGCATCTGCTTTGCGCCCGGCGTGGTGTTCTCGGCCAGCGGCAAGTACGCCCACTGCCTGCGCCTGAGCGGCGGCCACGGCTGGGACGCGCGCATCGAGAAGGGGCTGCGCACGCTCGGCGCCCTGGCGTGCCGGGAACTGCGCCGGCCGGCCGCCGCGGCAGGCACCTGA
- a CDS encoding SDR family oxidoreductase, translating to MSAIQEKVVLITGASSGIGAATARLLARRGAKVVLGARRTDRLEALAQEITAAGGTASFQRLDVTYRPEVEAFAEFALETHDRIDVLVNAAGVMPLSPLWARKVDEWELMLDVNLRGVLLGIAAVLPTMQEQGWGHIVNVAPVPAQGVSPNSAVYCGTQYAVDAISEGLRQEHAGKVRVTVVRPDVSEADRTLADRIAACSSFERMVTRRRIAVPAEAVARSIAGAIEGSSISAPRRPAWRPRPAEHAAF from the coding sequence ATGAGCGCAATCCAGGAAAAAGTCGTCCTCATCACGGGCGCGAGCAGTGGCATCGGCGCGGCGACGGCACGGCTTCTGGCGCGGCGCGGCGCCAAGGTGGTGCTCGGCGCGCGCCGCACCGACCGGCTCGAAGCGCTGGCGCAAGAGATCACCGCCGCCGGCGGCACGGCCAGCTTCCAGCGGCTGGACGTGACCTACCGGCCCGAGGTGGAAGCATTCGCCGAATTCGCACTCGAAACGCACGACCGCATCGACGTGCTGGTGAACGCCGCGGGCGTGATGCCGCTGTCGCCGCTGTGGGCGCGAAAGGTCGACGAATGGGAGCTGATGCTCGACGTGAACCTGCGCGGCGTGCTGCTCGGCATTGCGGCGGTGCTGCCGACGATGCAGGAACAGGGCTGGGGCCACATCGTCAACGTGGCGCCGGTGCCCGCGCAGGGCGTGTCGCCGAACTCGGCCGTGTATTGCGGCACGCAGTACGCGGTGGACGCCATCTCCGAGGGCCTGCGGCAGGAGCACGCAGGAAAGGTGCGCGTGACGGTAGTGCGCCCCGACGTGAGCGAGGCGGACCGCACGCTGGCCGATCGCATCGCGGCCTGCAGCAGCTTCGAGCGCATGGTCACGCGGCGGCGCATCGCGGTGCCGGCGGAAGCCGTGGCACGCTCGATTGCGGGCGCCATCGAGGGCAGCAGCATTTCGGCCCCGCGGCGCCCGGCATGGCGGCCGAGGCCGGCCGAGCACGCCGCGTTCTGA
- a CDS encoding EamA family transporter — translation MSDGVFLAILLAALMNAIWNSAIKIGGDKIAVMALTTLIGSGISLVALPFVGVFASTDWPLLALSIGIHTVYHFALPIAYQHGDLGHVYPIARGGAPLLVTLAAVFMVGEVPSAGEIAGVLCLSIGVLAFAFQHRAQGGAHRGTFYAMAISLLIASYTVVDALGARRSESALGFAVLLTIGDGIATALIVLWWRGRAAFRVDSRTLSMSAIAGTMQIGAYWIAVWALAQAPMGTVSALRESSVLFVALISAYLLKEQLGRRRIACSVLVFAGILLVKLRL, via the coding sequence ATGAGCGACGGTGTATTCCTGGCCATTCTTCTGGCGGCACTCATGAACGCCATATGGAACAGCGCCATCAAGATCGGCGGCGACAAGATTGCCGTGATGGCGCTCACCACGTTGATCGGGAGCGGCATTTCTCTGGTCGCGCTGCCATTCGTGGGTGTTTTTGCGTCGACGGATTGGCCTCTGCTCGCGCTCTCGATAGGCATCCACACCGTCTACCATTTCGCCCTTCCGATCGCCTACCAGCATGGAGACCTCGGGCATGTCTACCCGATCGCGCGGGGTGGGGCTCCGCTGCTCGTGACACTGGCTGCCGTGTTCATGGTGGGAGAGGTGCCCTCAGCGGGGGAAATCGCCGGAGTCCTGTGTCTCAGCATCGGCGTGCTGGCGTTCGCCTTCCAGCACCGGGCGCAGGGAGGCGCCCATCGGGGAACGTTCTATGCAATGGCGATCAGCCTGTTGATCGCGTCCTACACGGTCGTGGATGCGCTGGGAGCGCGCCGGTCGGAGTCCGCACTGGGCTTTGCCGTGCTGCTGACCATTGGCGACGGCATTGCGACTGCATTGATCGTCCTGTGGTGGAGGGGGCGCGCCGCGTTTCGTGTCGACTCCCGAACGCTCTCGATGAGCGCGATCGCCGGCACCATGCAGATAGGCGCGTACTGGATTGCCGTGTGGGCGCTCGCGCAGGCGCCCATGGGCACCGTGTCGGCCCTGAGAGAGAGCAGCGTTCTCTTCGTGGCGCTGATATCCGCCTACCTGCTGAAGGAACAGCTGGGCAGACGCCGCATCGCCTGCTCTGTGCTCGTCTTTGCGGGCATCTTGCTGGTGAAGCTGCGCCTTTAG